In Dolichospermum flos-aquae CCAP 1403/13F, the following proteins share a genomic window:
- a CDS encoding DUF1565 domain-containing protein, producing the protein MKNQGFHISRLSLQTSLTALLLVAGSSTLILSQLKAGAAPTLTAQVPANGTVIYVNSATGKDTAANGTTAAPYKTITFALSKATAGTVVQVAPGNYSKESGETFPLVLNSGVTLQGNESNKGEGILISGGGYYTSRTFARQDITLLANNSTIITGLTFTNPNSRGTAVWVESSNPVIKNSTFINSVREGIFVTGTGNPQIENNIFLKNKGNGISVTKSAQGVIRGNLFQDTGFGVAIGGSSTPLLESNNITQNTDGLFISETAKPILRKNSIRGNKRDGIVATISAVPDLGTSENPGGNLIRDNARYDLNNATKAGKIVAIGNDINEKRIFGAVDFVAAKVTTPPDNNTGNTGNTAFKDVQTGYWAKAYIEALAAKNIIAGFPDGSFKPNEPVTRAQFAAIINKAFKPSATRQGIAFKDVKSNYWAYSAIQTASSSPFLSGYPDLTFKPEQQIPRVQALVALANGLGLTANGQTVINFYTDASQIPSYAVGPVAAATSRQLVINYPTVKELAPKRQATRAEIAAFVYQALVNAGRVQAINSPYLVTGK; encoded by the coding sequence ATGAAAAATCAGGGTTTTCATATTTCTCGTTTATCTTTACAAACCAGCCTGACAGCTTTGTTATTAGTTGCTGGTAGTTCTACCCTCATACTCAGTCAACTTAAAGCTGGCGCTGCTCCAACTTTAACAGCCCAAGTGCCAGCCAATGGCACTGTCATTTACGTTAACTCTGCCACTGGAAAAGATACTGCCGCTAATGGAACTACAGCAGCCCCCTATAAAACCATCACCTTTGCCCTTTCTAAAGCTACAGCCGGGACAGTTGTTCAGGTTGCCCCTGGGAACTATAGTAAAGAGAGTGGTGAAACATTCCCTCTTGTCCTCAATTCTGGAGTGACGCTTCAAGGTAATGAGTCTAACAAGGGTGAGGGAATCTTAATTAGCGGTGGTGGTTATTACACTAGTCGCACTTTTGCCAGACAGGATATTACACTGTTAGCGAATAATAGCACTATTATTACAGGTTTAACTTTTACCAACCCGAATTCACGGGGAACGGCTGTATGGGTAGAATCCAGTAACCCGGTGATCAAAAATAGCACATTTATTAACAGTGTCAGAGAAGGAATTTTTGTGACAGGTACGGGAAATCCCCAAATCGAAAATAACATCTTTTTGAAAAATAAGGGCAATGGAATTTCTGTAACTAAATCTGCCCAAGGTGTGATTCGTGGCAATTTATTTCAGGATACTGGTTTTGGTGTAGCAATTGGTGGTAGTTCTACACCTTTATTAGAAAGTAACAACATTACCCAAAACACAGACGGTCTTTTTATCTCGGAAACTGCCAAACCTATCCTCCGTAAAAATTCCATTCGCGGTAATAAACGGGATGGTATTGTCGCTACTATTAGTGCAGTTCCTGACCTGGGTACAAGTGAAAATCCTGGTGGCAATCTCATCCGTGATAATGCTCGCTATGATTTGAACAATGCTACTAAAGCTGGCAAAATTGTCGCTATTGGTAACGATATCAACGAGAAGCGGATTTTTGGTGCTGTTGATTTTGTCGCGGCTAAAGTGACTACACCTCCCGATAACAATACTGGGAATACTGGAAATACTGCTTTTAAAGATGTGCAAACAGGTTACTGGGCAAAAGCTTACATTGAAGCTTTAGCTGCCAAAAATATTATCGCTGGTTTTCCAGATGGTAGTTTTAAACCCAATGAACCTGTAACTCGCGCTCAATTTGCTGCTATCATAAATAAGGCTTTTAAACCTTCAGCAACACGCCAAGGAATTGCTTTTAAAGATGTTAAAAGCAATTATTGGGCTTATAGCGCCATTCAAACTGCTTCTAGTAGTCCGTTTCTATCTGGTTATCCCGATTTAACTTTTAAGCCAGAACAACAAATTCCTAGAGTGCAAGCCTTGGTAGCTTTAGCTAATGGTTTGGGTTTAACTGCGAATGGTCAGACTGTGATTAACTTCTATACTGATGCTAGTCAAATTCCCAGTTATGCAGTTGGTCCAGTAGCAGCAGCAACTTCACGGCAATTAGTTATTAATTATCCCACTGTTAAAGAGCTTGCACCTAAGCGTCAAGCAACTAGAGCGGAAATTGCGGCTTTTGTATATCAAGCCTTGGTTAATGCTGGTCGTGTTCAAGCAATTAATTCTCCATATCTGGTAACTGGCAAGTAG
- a CDS encoding DUF3493 domain-containing protein — MMEQNSPKNLNPQQYERLKAEAAAPYRGLRQFIYIGVGASGFIGAFVFFFQLLAGRDIEQAAPNFAIQLGVIGLMMFLWKWENSRNK; from the coding sequence ATGATGGAACAAAATTCTCCAAAAAATCTCAACCCCCAACAATATGAACGTCTCAAAGCCGAAGCAGCCGCACCCTATCGGGGGTTAAGGCAATTTATTTATATTGGTGTCGGTGCTTCCGGCTTTATTGGTGCATTCGTTTTCTTTTTTCAACTCCTAGCAGGACGCGATATAGAACAAGCAGCGCCTAATTTCGCCATCCAACTAGGAGTAATTGGGTTAATGATGTTTCTCTGGAAATGGGAAAACAGCAGGAATAAATGA
- a CDS encoding Uma2 family endonuclease — MLGLLEKLSCWEELTSQSALDNVDSDQILLMNGINWNIYETMLQRFENTSHYRFKYLEGTLEIMSPSRRHEFDKKLIALLLETYFMEKDIDFYPLGSTTFRKEASARGIEPDECYCFDSEKSVPDLAIEVVVTSGGIDDLLIYQGLGVPEVWFWQNHQFSLYFLRGDKYEKISKSEFLRDLDLTLLASLLLSGEKPKDLISKFRENIRRSNS, encoded by the coding sequence ATGTTAGGTTTACTAGAAAAGTTGAGTTGCTGGGAAGAATTAACAAGTCAATCAGCATTAGATAATGTTGATTCTGACCAAATTTTACTGATGAATGGGATTAACTGGAATATATATGAGACAATGTTACAGAGATTTGAAAATACTTCTCATTATCGGTTTAAATATTTAGAAGGTACTTTAGAAATAATGTCTCCTAGTCGTCGCCATGAGTTTGATAAAAAGCTAATTGCTTTATTATTAGAAACTTATTTTATGGAAAAGGATATTGATTTTTATCCTTTAGGTTCAACTACTTTTAGAAAGGAAGCGTCCGCTAGAGGTATTGAACCAGATGAATGTTATTGTTTCGATTCAGAAAAATCTGTTCCTGATTTGGCTATTGAGGTGGTTGTAACGAGTGGGGGAATTGATGATTTATTAATTTATCAAGGTTTGGGTGTACCGGAAGTTTGGTTTTGGCAGAATCATCAATTTTCTTTATATTTTTTGCGGGGTGATAAGTATGAGAAAATATCTAAAAGTGAATTTTTACGGGATTTAGATTTAACTCTGTTAGCAAGTTTGCTTTTGTCTGGTGAAAAACCAAAAGATTTAATCTCAAAGTTCCGTGAAAACATCCGTCGGAGTAATTCATGA
- a CDS encoding pantothenate kinase has translation MVGNSRLHWALFRDNILYSTGDTFHLSASVIQQLAESPTLDNWLTAISLPTNLPIIPDDPIPLILASVVPSQTALWQIYPHLRLITLENVPLGGMYPTLGIDRALAVWGAGITWGFPALVIDAGTALTFTGADNHQCLVGGAILPGLGLQFASLGQKTGQLPLLETRIMTSLPPRFAMNTSDAIQSGVIYILLSGIKDFLEAWWRLFPHSQIVITGGDSHLLKNYLQQQFPDIANRLIVDNNLIFEGVGNIVIRQ, from the coding sequence ATGGTCGGTAATTCCCGCCTGCATTGGGCATTGTTCAGAGATAATATCTTATACTCAACTGGGGACACATTTCATCTATCTGCATCTGTTATTCAACAATTAGCTGAATCTCCAACCTTAGATAATTGGTTGACAGCGATTTCTCTACCTACCAATCTTCCCATTATCCCAGATGATCCTATCCCTCTGATTCTCGCTTCTGTCGTTCCCAGTCAAACCGCACTTTGGCAAATTTACCCTCATTTGCGTCTGATTACCTTGGAAAATGTACCATTAGGGGGAATGTATCCCACGCTAGGAATTGATCGGGCTTTAGCTGTATGGGGTGCGGGAATAACTTGGGGATTTCCCGCATTAGTAATTGATGCGGGCACAGCATTGACTTTTACAGGTGCAGACAATCATCAATGTTTGGTTGGTGGGGCAATTTTGCCGGGTTTAGGGTTACAATTTGCCAGTTTAGGACAAAAAACCGGACAATTACCATTATTAGAAACTAGGATAATGACATCTTTACCACCACGTTTTGCCATGAATACATCAGATGCAATTCAAAGTGGAGTAATTTACATTTTATTAAGTGGGATAAAGGATTTTCTTGAGGCTTGGTGGCGGTTATTTCCTCATAGTCAGATTGTGATAACTGGTGGTGATAGTCATTTATTAAAAAACTATCTTCAGCAACAGTTTCCAGATATAGCAAACCGATTAATTGTAGATAATAATTTGATATTTGAGGGAGTTGGAAATATAGTAATTAGGCAATAA
- the lepA gene encoding translation elongation factor 4, with amino-acid sequence MTDVPAARIRNFCIIAHIDHGKSTLADRLLQATGTVEDRQMKEQFLDNMDLERERGITIKLQAARMNYTAKDGQQYVLNLIDTPGHVDFSYEVSRSLVACEGALLVVDASQGVEAQTLANVYLALENNLEIIPVLNKIDLPGAEPERVIGEIEEIIGLDCSGAILASAKEGIGIAEILETIVERVPPPADTVNEKLRALIFDSYYDSYRGVIVYFRVMDGTVKRGDRIYLMASGKEFIIDELGILVPTQKQVEELHAGEVGYLGASIRAVADARVGDTITLCKNKATEALPGYAEANPMVFCGMFPIDADQFEDLREALEKLELNDAALKYEPETSSAMGFGFRCGFLGLLHMEIVQERLEREYNLDLIITAPSVVYKVVTNKGEELYIDNPSRLPEPNERDRIEEPYVKVEMITPETYVGSLMELSQNRRGVFKDMKYLTQGRTTITYELPLAEVVTDFFDQMKSRSRGYASMEYHLIGYRENPLVKLDILINGDPVDSLAMIVHRDKAYNVGRAMAEKLKELIPRHQFKVPIQASIGSKVIASESISAMRKDVLAKCYGGDISRKKKLLKKQAKGKKRMKSIGTVDVPQEAFMAVLRLDKS; translated from the coding sequence ATGACTGACGTTCCCGCTGCTCGCATTCGTAATTTCTGTATTATTGCTCACATTGATCACGGGAAATCTACTCTCGCGGATCGTTTACTACAGGCGACTGGGACTGTAGAAGATCGACAGATGAAAGAGCAGTTTCTTGATAACATGGATTTGGAACGGGAGCGCGGCATTACAATTAAGCTGCAAGCTGCCCGGATGAATTATACTGCCAAGGATGGTCAGCAGTATGTTCTTAATTTAATTGATACTCCTGGACACGTAGACTTTTCCTATGAGGTGTCGCGCTCTCTAGTGGCTTGTGAAGGGGCATTATTAGTTGTGGATGCGTCCCAAGGTGTAGAGGCGCAAACTCTCGCAAATGTCTATTTAGCCCTAGAGAATAATCTAGAAATTATCCCAGTTTTAAATAAAATTGATTTACCAGGGGCAGAACCAGAACGAGTAATTGGCGAAATTGAAGAAATTATTGGTTTAGATTGCAGTGGCGCAATTTTGGCTTCAGCGAAGGAGGGAATTGGCATTGCGGAGATTTTAGAAACAATTGTCGAACGAGTTCCCCCACCTGCTGACACTGTCAATGAGAAACTGCGGGCGTTAATTTTTGATAGTTACTATGATAGTTACCGGGGTGTAATTGTTTACTTCCGGGTCATGGATGGAACTGTCAAAAGAGGCGATCGCATCTACTTAATGGCATCTGGTAAAGAATTTATCATTGATGAATTAGGCATTCTCGTGCCAACACAAAAGCAAGTGGAAGAACTTCATGCTGGGGAAGTAGGATATTTAGGAGCATCAATTAGAGCCGTAGCTGATGCCAGAGTAGGAGATACCATTACCCTATGCAAAAACAAAGCCACTGAAGCCTTGCCTGGTTACGCAGAAGCTAATCCCATGGTATTTTGTGGGATGTTCCCCATAGACGCAGATCAGTTTGAAGACCTGCGAGAAGCTTTAGAAAAACTGGAACTCAATGATGCTGCATTAAAATATGAGCCAGAAACCTCTAGTGCTATGGGTTTTGGTTTCCGTTGCGGGTTTTTGGGATTACTGCACATGGAAATCGTCCAAGAACGTTTAGAACGCGAGTATAACCTAGATTTAATCATTACCGCACCATCGGTAGTTTACAAAGTTGTCACTAACAAAGGTGAAGAACTGTACATTGATAATCCTAGTCGCTTACCTGAACCGAATGAACGGGACAGAATCGAAGAACCCTATGTCAAAGTCGAAATGATTACTCCAGAAACCTACGTCGGTTCTTTAATGGAGTTGTCGCAAAATCGTCGGGGAGTCTTCAAAGATATGAAATATCTCACCCAAGGACGGACGACAATAACTTATGAGTTACCCCTAGCGGAAGTTGTTACTGACTTTTTTGATCAAATGAAATCCCGTTCTCGCGGTTACGCCAGTATGGAATATCATCTGATTGGCTACCGGGAAAATCCCTTGGTGAAATTGGATATTCTGATTAATGGTGATCCAGTGGATTCCTTAGCGATGATTGTCCACAGAGATAAAGCCTACAATGTCGGTAGAGCCATGGCGGAAAAACTCAAAGAACTAATTCCCCGTCATCAATTTAAAGTCCCCATTCAAGCTTCCATTGGTTCAAAAGTTATTGCCAGTGAAAGTATATCGGCGATGCGGAAAGATGTCTTGGCTAAATGCTATGGTGGCGACATCAGCCGGAAGAAGAAACTGTTGAAAAAGCAAGCCAAAGGTAAAAAACGGATGAAGTCTATAGGTACGGTGGATGTACCCCAGGAGGCTTTTATGGCTGTGTTGCGGTTAGATAAGAGCTAA
- a CDS encoding PEP-CTERM sorting domain-containing protein, translated as MLTQFKNPLITIGITLASGISAISISTPAYSINLVNLNTFSSIGDVSSNNTVIQSGTTNTVDTGGGAGSLEQFLGINATNFATAIPDNQYGSAIKSTFNNINAGDVFSFNWNFTSTDADQAFVTINNNVQTLTGNSLYSYTFTSAGNYNIGIGVVDTGDSTGSSTLTLSNATIQSVPWETDALPVLSSTVLFGIGVWTKRKFNRHLQ; from the coding sequence ATGTTAACTCAATTCAAAAACCCTCTGATCACCATCGGTATCACCCTAGCCTCTGGTATCAGTGCCATATCAATCTCTACTCCTGCTTACTCTATTAACTTAGTTAATTTAAACACCTTTAGCTCCATTGGAGATGTTAGTAGTAACAACACAGTTATTCAATCAGGTACAACAAATACCGTTGATACTGGTGGTGGTGCTGGTAGTTTAGAGCAATTTTTGGGTATCAATGCGACCAATTTTGCAACTGCTATTCCAGACAATCAATATGGTTCAGCCATTAAAAGTACCTTTAATAATATCAATGCTGGAGATGTGTTTAGCTTCAACTGGAATTTCACAAGTACAGATGCAGATCAAGCTTTTGTCACCATTAACAATAACGTTCAAACCTTAACGGGTAATAGTCTTTATAGCTATACCTTCACTTCTGCGGGAAATTATAACATCGGTATTGGAGTTGTTGATACTGGGGATTCAACAGGTTCATCAACTCTCACCCTAAGTAATGCCACAATTCAGTCCGTTCCTTGGGAAACTGATGCTTTACCAGTATTAAGTAGTACAGTTCTTTTTGGTATTGGTGTTTGGACAAAACGTAAATTCAATAGACATCTCCAATAA
- a CDS encoding DUF4347 domain-containing protein — MSNNSFLSQTATTVVFIDFSVSKYHTLQTGIVEGVETVILSPDRDGIEEITQVLQQNPQVNSVYIVAQGSPGSWYLGNTHLSLDNLDKLQDYQSLITTEKIKQILLDNNNGGFESIFDRGNGIAFADLQGAQSNNYQGSSFPIPQEATSVASADYRINSLLNGYKWGVTSINFSFYSGGSYYGSETDLGIVSDGIKNNVRTILNNVIAPLINVNFVEVADSASSYGQIRYLLSTSPGYAYAYYPFSTDTNQGNGNDRAGDVFLNPTNDNSSSFGGFQGGPGTHGYQTIIHETLHALGLKHPGNYNGSDVGNPPYLPYGEDNWDNTLMTYNFNSGAEPSTPMPYDVLALQYLYGAKSYNSSSTTYNFNRPDLYSDGSLTVGSTLYYNKLTIWDSGGIDTLNFSSLEANASGYRFDLNAGGWLSRLTDFNGTGYNVNAGPPVSFTSGTSYYATYSGTRLAYGVTIENLINSSSNDYIIANSTANVFSGYGLSNTTGADIIEGANNLDTLDLSEFTVASVTQTQSGSDLVLGLGLGSSVTVKNYYDVSAASRIQIGFSNAINEITGNPSINNGRTPIVGTAGSDWITGGPGAKTITGGAGNDFFVFTDLRDVGQRITDFTVGTDKIVLTQLISSINYIGIDPIADQYMRFVAGTGSNTGSTFLQIDRDGILGSATFKNFLQVDNITTTQLNNVNNFVF; from the coding sequence ATGTCAAATAACTCTTTTCTCAGTCAAACCGCGACAACAGTTGTCTTTATTGATTTCTCTGTTTCCAAATATCACACCCTACAAACGGGAATTGTCGAGGGAGTAGAAACAGTTATTCTTTCCCCAGATAGAGACGGGATTGAAGAAATTACCCAAGTTTTACAACAAAATCCCCAAGTTAACAGTGTATATATAGTTGCTCAGGGTTCTCCGGGAAGTTGGTATTTAGGTAATACGCACCTGAGTTTAGACAATTTAGATAAATTACAAGATTATCAATCACTAATCACAACTGAGAAAATTAAGCAGATTCTTCTTGATAACAACAACGGTGGCTTTGAAAGTATCTTTGATAGAGGTAATGGTATAGCTTTTGCTGATCTGCAAGGAGCGCAATCCAACAACTATCAAGGTTCGTCATTCCCTATTCCCCAGGAAGCAACCTCGGTCGCATCTGCGGATTACCGAATTAATTCTCTGTTAAATGGCTACAAATGGGGAGTGACCAGCATTAACTTCAGTTTCTATTCTGGCGGCTCTTACTATGGTAGTGAAACAGATTTGGGTATTGTTAGTGATGGGATTAAAAATAATGTCCGCACTATCCTGAATAACGTTATCGCTCCCCTCATTAATGTTAATTTTGTCGAGGTTGCTGACTCGGCTTCTAGCTATGGTCAGATTCGTTATCTCCTTTCAACGAGTCCTGGCTATGCCTACGCCTACTATCCCTTTTCAACAGATACCAATCAGGGAAATGGTAATGATCGTGCGGGTGACGTGTTCTTAAATCCTACGAATGATAATAGTTCTAGTTTCGGTGGATTTCAAGGGGGACCAGGGACTCATGGCTACCAAACTATCATTCATGAAACCCTACACGCGCTAGGTTTAAAGCATCCTGGTAACTATAACGGCAGTGACGTTGGTAATCCGCCTTACCTTCCCTACGGTGAAGACAATTGGGACAACACCCTAATGACTTACAATTTTAATTCGGGTGCAGAACCAAGTACGCCAATGCCCTATGATGTGTTGGCTTTACAGTACCTTTATGGAGCGAAATCCTATAATTCTAGCAGCACGACCTATAATTTCAACCGTCCTGATTTATATTCTGATGGCTCGCTGACAGTTGGTAGTACACTTTATTATAATAAACTCACTATTTGGGATAGCGGTGGCATAGATACCCTAAATTTCTCTAGTTTAGAAGCCAACGCATCCGGCTATCGGTTTGATCTCAATGCTGGTGGGTGGTTGTCAAGGCTAACAGACTTTAATGGTACAGGATACAATGTCAATGCTGGTCCGCCAGTTAGCTTCACGAGTGGGACAAGCTATTACGCAACCTACAGTGGGACAAGGCTGGCCTACGGGGTAACCATTGAGAATCTAATTAACTCTTCCAGTAATGATTACATTATTGCTAATTCTACTGCCAATGTTTTTAGTGGTTACGGTCTAAGCAATACGACGGGCGCTGACATTATTGAAGGGGCAAATAATTTAGATACTCTAGATTTATCGGAGTTTACCGTTGCCAGTGTTACTCAAACCCAAAGCGGTAGTGACCTAGTGCTTGGACTGGGTTTGGGAAGCTCGGTAACGGTTAAAAATTATTATGATGTGTCGGCGGCTAGTCGCATACAGATTGGATTTTCTAATGCAATCAATGAAATTACTGGTAATCCCTCAATTAACAATGGTCGTACCCCAATTGTAGGAACTGCTGGTTCTGACTGGATAACAGGAGGTCCAGGGGCAAAAACCATTACTGGAGGTGCTGGTAATGATTTCTTCGTGTTTACTGATCTCCGAGATGTGGGACAACGGATTACGGATTTTACTGTAGGAACAGACAAAATTGTCCTTACTCAATTGATTAGTAGTATTAATTACATTGGTATTGATCCTATTGCGGATCAATACATGAGATTTGTCGCCGGAACAGGTAGCAATACTGGTAGTACCTTTCTGCAAATTGATCGGGATGGGATTTTAGGTAGTGCCACATTTAAGAACTTCCTTCAGGTTGATAACATCACTACCACCCAGTTAAATAACGTCAACAATTTTGTTTTCTAA
- a CDS encoding glycosyltransferase family 4 protein, producing MKILVLSWEFPPRIVGGIARHVAELYPELIKLGHDIHLITPEFGPASLYEVVEGIHIHRVPVAPSNDFFHWVVNLNESMGEHGGRLLREKGPFDLIHGHDWLVGDAAIALKHTFKIPLIATIHATEHGRYNGIHNDTQNYIHDKEYTLADNAWRVIVCSEYMRREMIGTLYIPSDKIDVIYNGIRAEKKIHHKDFHAQDFRRRFAADDEKIVYYLGRMTYEKGVPILLNAAPKVLWEMGNNVKFVIIGGGNTDHLKRQAWDLGIWHKCYFTGFLADEYLDKFQTIADCAVFPSLYEPFGIVALESFASRVPVIVSDTGGFPEVVQHTKTGITTWVNNSDSVAWGILEVLKNPDYCQWLVNNAYADLEKRFSWPKLGKQTEMVYERVVEERAEIVW from the coding sequence ATGAAGATATTAGTGCTGAGTTGGGAATTTCCACCGAGGATAGTTGGGGGAATTGCTCGTCACGTTGCTGAATTGTACCCGGAACTAATAAAGTTAGGCCATGACATCCACCTAATCACGCCAGAATTTGGTCCAGCATCCTTGTATGAAGTCGTGGAAGGCATTCATATCCACCGTGTCCCAGTAGCTCCTAGTAACGATTTTTTCCACTGGGTGGTGAACTTAAATGAGAGTATGGGAGAACATGGCGGCAGGTTATTAAGGGAAAAAGGTCCATTTGATCTGATTCATGGCCATGATTGGTTAGTTGGGGATGCAGCGATCGCTCTCAAGCATACCTTTAAAATTCCCCTAATTGCCACAATTCACGCCACAGAACATGGACGCTATAACGGTATTCACAATGATACCCAAAACTATATTCATGATAAAGAATATACACTAGCTGATAATGCTTGGCGGGTCATCGTTTGTAGTGAATATATGCGTCGGGAAATGATCGGAACACTATATATTCCTAGTGATAAAATTGACGTAATTTATAACGGTATTCGCGCAGAAAAGAAAATACATCACAAAGATTTTCATGCTCAAGATTTTCGGCGACGATTTGCCGCAGATGATGAAAAAATTGTCTATTATCTTGGTCGCATGACCTATGAAAAAGGCGTACCTATATTACTTAATGCCGCTCCCAAGGTGCTGTGGGAAATGGGAAATAATGTTAAATTTGTCATAATTGGTGGTGGTAATACTGACCATCTTAAACGTCAAGCTTGGGATTTGGGAATTTGGCACAAGTGTTACTTTACTGGATTCCTGGCTGATGAATACTTAGATAAATTTCAAACCATCGCTGACTGTGCAGTTTTTCCCAGTCTTTATGAACCCTTTGGGATAGTTGCTTTAGAAAGTTTTGCCTCCCGCGTACCAGTCATAGTTTCCGATACTGGTGGTTTTCCTGAAGTAGTTCAACATACAAAAACGGGAATTACCACCTGGGTAAACAACTCGGACTCTGTGGCTTGGGGAATATTAGAAGTGCTGAAAAACCCAGATTATTGTCAATGGTTGGTAAATAATGCTTATGCAGATTTAGAGAAAAGATTTAGCTGGCCAAAATTAGGTAAACAAACAGAAATGGTTTATGAAAGAGTAGTAGAAGAACGAGCAGAAATTGTCTGGTAA
- a CDS encoding cyanophycinase has product MIKAFLSTSRRLQNAKNSLLKMVNRILDRLTAKLKRFFEDIIADSQIPTSEPAYKLPKLAGPVHNLGGGGPDVDDAIQWMINQVRGGSNSNTKVNVLVIRAAGNDDYNQLIYSMRGVKYVETLIIRNRQEANRTDIFDKVRNAGVIFFAGGDQCEYIRHWKNTKLEVAIKSVYDQGGAIGGTSAGAMIQSEYVYDSCACEDSIETHEALDDPYRNITFTYNFFQWKHLRGTIIDTHFDERKRMGRIMVFIARQIQDGVSAKALGIAISEQTSLLVDKYGIAKVTGKGSAYFVLGDHPPETCKKGTPLTYHDYKIWRVPRGDTFDLNKLPSRGYYLRSVKRGKFDSDPY; this is encoded by the coding sequence ATGATAAAGGCATTCCTAAGTACATCCAGGCGTTTGCAGAATGCAAAAAACAGCTTGTTGAAGATGGTAAACCGCATCCTAGATCGTTTAACAGCCAAGTTAAAACGGTTCTTTGAGGATATCATTGCCGATAGCCAGATTCCCACCTCTGAACCAGCTTATAAACTCCCTAAATTAGCTGGACCTGTTCATAATTTAGGTGGTGGCGGTCCTGATGTTGATGACGCTATTCAGTGGATGATTAATCAAGTCAGGGGTGGTAGTAACAGCAATACTAAAGTTAATGTTTTAGTAATTCGTGCTGCTGGTAACGATGATTATAATCAGCTAATTTATAGTATGAGAGGTGTCAAATATGTAGAAACTCTCATCATTCGTAATCGTCAAGAAGCAAACCGAACCGATATTTTTGATAAAGTCAGAAATGCTGGCGTAATTTTCTTTGCTGGTGGTGATCAATGTGAATATATTCGCCACTGGAAAAACACTAAGTTGGAAGTTGCTATTAAGTCGGTTTATGATCAAGGTGGTGCTATTGGTGGTACAAGTGCCGGAGCGATGATTCAAAGTGAATATGTTTATGATTCTTGTGCTTGTGAAGATAGTATTGAAACTCATGAAGCCCTTGATGATCCCTACCGGAATATTACCTTTACCTATAACTTTTTCCAGTGGAAACATTTGCGGGGAACTATCATTGATACCCATTTCGATGAACGCAAAAGAATGGGAAGAATTATGGTTTTTATTGCTAGGCAAATTCAAGATGGTGTATCGGCAAAAGCGTTAGGGATAGCAATTAGTGAACAAACATCTTTACTAGTTGATAAATATGGTATTGCTAAAGTTACGGGTAAAGGTTCAGCGTATTTTGTTTTAGGAGATCATCCTCCAGAAACTTGTAAAAAGGGAACTCCTCTCACATATCACGACTACAAAATTTGGCGAGTTCCTAGAGGTGACACTTTCGATTTAAATAAATTACCGTCACGAGGTTATTATCTCAGAAGTGTGAAGCGCGGGAAATTTGACTCAGATCCTTATTAA
- a CDS encoding lipopolysaccharide assembly protein LapA domain-containing protein, which translates to MILKILANFLILLIIAIWVVAIALISVQNATPVSLRFLVFQSIQIPLGLMLAFSVAVGLLGTAVLQPLWGLGESQSRVDEDAEFFVDDEDF; encoded by the coding sequence ATGATTTTGAAAATATTGGCGAATTTTTTAATATTACTAATTATAGCTATTTGGGTAGTAGCGATCGCTCTTATTTCCGTCCAAAATGCTACTCCTGTATCTTTACGGTTTTTGGTTTTTCAATCAATCCAAATTCCCTTGGGGTTGATGTTGGCTTTTAGTGTGGCTGTGGGTTTGTTAGGTACAGCAGTTTTGCAACCTCTCTGGGGGTTGGGAGAGTCGCAATCTAGGGTAGATGAAGATGCGGAGTTTTTTGTTGATGATGAAGATTTTTAG